Genomic window (Candidatus Bathyarchaeota archaeon):
GCAACCTACCTCCTTGGATTAACAATAGTTCCACAAGAGTACACTTTCATTGGATACATAATCGCAGTGCTAATCGGCATATACTACCCCGCAAGAAAAGCATTAATCGCCCTGATGAACCTAACAGCAACTATACACCTTCTGATGCTGATCGGTTCCATCGGTGCCCTAGTACTGGGTATGTGGGCTGAAGCAGCCATTCTAATCTTTGTTTACTCATTAGGAGACGTTCTTGAATCATATGCCGTCGATAAAGCAAGAGGTGCCATCCGTTCACTCATGAATTTAGCGCCAAAACAAGCACTTGTCCGAAAGGATGGCAAAGAAAAACTGCTTCCTGTCGAAGAAATCAATCCCGGAGACATAGTCATTGTAAAACCCGGCGAAAGAATCCCCGTAGATGGAACAGTCCAGAACGGTTCCTCATTTGTAGATCAATCTACAGTAACAGGAGAATCCTTCCCAGTGTCGAAAAATGTCGGAGACATGGTTTTTGCTGGAACGATTAATCAGAACAGCTTCATCGAAGTACGCGTCGACAAATCTGCCGACGAAACCATGTTATCAAAAATTATCTACTCAGTTGAAGAAGCTCAGGCAAAGAAAATCTCCTTCCAACGCTTCTCTGACAAATTCTCAAACACTTATACACCAGCCATGTTTGTACTGGGCATTTTGGTCGCTGTAATTCCACCTTTATTTTTTGGGGCTGAATGGATGCCTTTTATCCTTAGAGGCTTGGTTGTGTTTGTCGTTTCTTGTTCGTGCGGATTAGCGCTGTCGGTACCAGTTGCTGTTGTAGCAGCAATGGCTAATGCCGCTAGAAGAGGGGTCGTGTTTAAGGGAGGCGCCTATTTTGAGGCAGCAAAAAAAGTCAAAGTAATCGCCTTTGACAAAACGGGCACACTAACCATCGGTAGGCCCGAAGTCACTGATGTTATCAGTATCGGCAGCCAATCTGATAGGGACCTGTTAAAGCTTGCCTCAGGCATCGAATGCAGATCAAGTCACCCACTGGCAAATGCGATTGTAAGAAAGGCCAAGGAAAATGGCATAGCAGTCGAAGCCAACTTAGAAGACTTTACGGATGTCGCTGGAAAAGGCGTTAAAGCCAAGGTCGAGGGAGCTCAATGTTTTGCTGGCAACGCCCGCTTCGTGCAAGAAAACGAAATATCAATCCAGGAATACCAAGATAAAATCGCCCAACTTGAGAACCAAGGAAAAACCACAATACTCGTAGGCCAAGATGGCAAGCTATTAGGCATAATAGCGATTGCAGATGCTCTAAGACCTGGTGCCAAAGAAAGCCTAAATATCATGCGTGAGCAAGGAACCCGAACGGTAATGCTAACAGGTGATAACGAAAGAGCCGCAAAAGCAATCGCCGCTCAAGCAGGCGTAGATGAATACTATGCCCAGCTACTTCCAGAAGACAAGGTTAGAGTCATCAAAGAACTAAAAGAAAAATACGGTTCAGTGGCAATGGTTGGTGACGGAGTAAACGATGCCCCTGCAATGGCTGTGTCTAATGTTGGCATAGCAATGGGTGCAGCCGGAACAGACGTTGCCATTGAAGCAGGCGACATTGTGCTAATGTCTGATGACCTTTCAAAATTAAACTACGTTCGAGACCTAAGTTCAAAAACTGTAAATAATATCAAAGAAAACATTGCTGTTTCACTGATAAACATCGCCTTTATGGTTGCCGCTGCTCTACTAGGCTACTTAGGTCTCGTTACGGGCTTATTGCTAAATGAAATCAGTGCTTTGCTAGTAATCGGAAATGCTTTAAGACTGCTCACTACCAAAAATAAGTTTGAGGAATCACGCAAGAAACAGCAGTAAGGCTCTATATCGAGCTACCTTTTTCTGTTATCTTGTATATTTTCCAGTTCTTCTTTTTATAAGAGCTTATCAGACCTGCTTCTTCTAGAACCATAAGATGATAAGAGAGCCTAGAATCAGAGATTTTCATTAGGACTTTTATGACGCATGGACATAAGTCACATTGACGGATGGCTTTTAGAATTGTTAGTCTTGTTTTGTCTGAAAGAATTCTGTACAGTTTGACCTCTTGGTTGATTTCCTCAGAATTGATAGCTTTTTTTATGCGGTCTAATCCGCCGATTTCGTCAATAGCTTCCTTGACTTCTTCGGGGTATTCAACATCTTTGTTTTTGTCTGCCATAGTGCTCAATTGAAATATAGTTATCCGTAAATAAAAGTGTAGATTTAATTTTATTTAGGAAAAACGAATAATGGTTACAATAAATCTATGTAAGGTTTTAAAATTTCCCTGACTGTTTTGCTTATGTTAAGTGGGTGCTACGGGCAGGATTCGAACCTGCGAACCCCTGCAGGAAAGGATTACTGCTTTATTTATCGTAGACTTTTTTGCGGTGACCAACGGTTCTGATGATGACGGTTTGATCAGAAACTTGGTAGATAATTCTGTAATCGCCCACGCGAAAGGATTTAAGGTCGCTTAAACGCCCCACTAACTGTTTACCAGCATGTGGCTTGTTTTCTAAAATCTTGCGTTCTTTTAGTATTCGAATTTGCGTCTGCCTATCAAACTGCTTGAGATTCTTTACGAATTCCTTAGTGAAGATTAGTTCAAAGCTCTTTTTCATCAATGCTCAGCTCTTGGAGCATTTCTTTAAAGCTTAACACTTTGCCTTCTTTGAGGTCTTTGCGGCTTCTGTCAATGCTTTTCATCATTTTCTCGTCGCTCAGAACATCAAGTGTTTCCATAAGTTCTTCAACGACTGTGCGGAGCTTTGGCAGTTCCTCAGCTATAACTTTGAGGTTTTTCTTATCTTCGTCGGTGAAAACTGCTTCAACCATCCAATCACCATTCTTGATAGTTACAATAGACCTATGTACGGTATTAAAATTTCCCTAAATGCTTTGTCTATATTATGTTGGTGCTACGGGCAGGATTCGAACCTGCGAACCCCTGCGGGAAAGGATTTCCCATCAGGCGCCATTTGTCAAAGCGTCGATCTTGAGTCCTTCACCTTTGACCTGGCTTGGTTACCGTAGCACACGCTTTAGGCTACAGACTTTTCGTTTTTCCTTCTTATTAATGATTTGCCGTGGCTAGAGGGTTTTTTCTAAATCCGCTACTAGGTGTTTTAGGAATTTTATGCCGCTGTTCCAGAAGCTTGGTTCCTCAACGTTTAAGCCGACGATTTTTGCAATGCCCAACGGTGAGGTGCTGCTGCCTGCGCTGAGGGCTTGTTTTAGTTTGGGCACAAACGTTTTGCCTTCCTGTTGATAGTGTTCATACAGCGCGTAGACGAACATTTGGGCGTAGACGTAGGGGTAATTGTAGAAGCGGTAGTTCGCCATAAAGTAGTGGGGTTTCATGGTCCATTCGGCTTGCATTTCTGGGAGCCATGTGACGGCGTCTCCGTAGATGCGGTCGCGGGCGGTTGTCCAGTGGTTGCAGATTGTTTGGTAATCGAGGAACTCTTCGTTTTCGATTGCGTTGTAGAGTGATTGTTCGAACCATACGCGTGCGGTGACTTGAAATGTGGTTATGCCTGCTTCGTCTAGGACATGGCAGAGGACAGCTCTTTTTTCCGCCTGCGTTTTTGCCTGTTCCAAGAGCAGGTCAGTTAGGAGGAGTTCGCCAAAGATTGAGGCGGTTTCTGCCACGATGGAGGGGACGCTCATGTTTAGGAGTGTTTGGCTTCTTGACGCGTACCAGTCATGCGTGGCGTGTCCCAACTCGTGTGCCAGCGTGAAGGTGTCGTTTAGTGTGCCGTTGAAGCTTTGCAGGATGAAGGCGGATTTACCGTTGTAGTAGCATGCGCAGAATGCTCCGTTGCGTTTGCCAAAACACGGCGTTGCGTGGATGCGGCGTTTTTGGAAGATTTCCTGTGTTGCGTTTGCGTACTGTGTGTCAAAGCGACTGTAGGCTTCTGTGACTAATTCCTGTGCTTGTTGGAAGGTGAATTTGAGTTCTGGCGTGTTTGGCAGTGGGGCTACTATGTCGTGGTTGCCGAGCACGGGGAGGTTCATGAGTTTGGCTTTGAGTTTTAGGTAGTGCTGGTATGTGTTTGTGTTTTCTTGGATGGTTTTTAAGAGGTTGTTGATTATGTTTTGTTGGGTGTCGTTGCTGATTAGGCTGGCTTCCATGGGCGATTGGTATTTTCTGCGTTTTGATACGGTTACCCAGTCGTTGCATATGCTTCGCAGGGCGCTTGAGAAGATTTCGCCGTCTTTGCCTAGTACTCCGTAGATGGCGCGGTTGGCGGATTCGCGTGTGGCACGGTCGGGGTGGGGCAAAAGTCCGTTTGCTTCTCCGTAGCTGAGCGTCTTTTTTTCGCCCAGAACTGTGACTTCAAAGAGGCGTGTGTTTAGCCATTTGCTTTGCAGTTCTTCCCACGCGTTGACGCCGAACTGGTCTTTCTCAATGATAAGTTGCTCTTCGACTTCGCTGAGTTGATGTTCGACTCGGCGGTGCACGCGCTCTAACATGTGCTTGTAATTCGCCAAAACGGGCTCTTGGATGAGTTCAGGTTTAGCTTTTACCAGTTTGCCCAGTTCCAGCGAGAAGAAGGCTAGTTGTTTGCCGATTTTGGCTTCCAGCTTGTTTATCCTATCGTTTAGTGCCTGCGTTTCTGGCAGGGTCATGTTTGCTGAGAAGCAGAGGCTAGAAAACAGTGTAATGTCCTTAAACTTTGCCTCAAAAGTTTCTACCTCTTGCAGGCACCGTAGCAAGCCTTCGGGTGTTAGCTGGGCAATTTTTTCACGGTACGCCTTCTCGAACGCGTCCGTCATGGCTGTGGCTTGTGCGATGGCTTGGTTGATTTTTGGGTCGGTTGCGCAGGAGAAAAGTTCGGTTAAGTCCCATGTAACTTGTTGCGTGGTCAAGGTTTGTTGCCTCTTTTATGATAGGTTGCGGATGGGTTATTTTGAGTTTTGCCCGTTAGTTTTATGCTTTTTTGAGGGTTAGCGGGAAAAGGTTGCGTAGAGGCTAAGGTTTTAGCTCTTTTTTGGTGCATTACCGTATCTTCATATTTGAATGCTATTAGGATATCTATGCAGAAACCTATAGGGGGTAGGTTACCACGGTGCTTAATACAAATCAAGTTAACGCAGAAAACCGCAAAAAGGTTAAAACGCAAAGCCAGATGATTACTGTAGGAGCGCATGTTAACCCAGCACAAAATAATCTTAGGCAACAGCCAACACATGACTGAACTAGCCGACGGCAGTGTGCAGTTGATGGTGACTTCGCCGCCTTACCCCATGATACAAATGTGGGACGAACTCTTCTGCAAAACTGACCCAAAAATTGCGGAGCTGTGGCAGAAGCTAAAGGCTGACGGCAACGAAGCGGTTGTGCGGCAAATCTATGATGCTATGCATGAGAACTTGGCGACGGTTTGGAGAGAAACCCACCGAGTCCTATGCGACGGGGGCATAGCAGCCATAAACATCGGCGATGCCACACGCACAGTTAACGGCAAATTCCAGCTTTTTCCAAACCACGCGCGTATTATGGAAGAGTGTGATAAAATCGGCTTCACGACCCTGCCCTATATTTTGTGGAAGAAACCCACGACCAAACCCACCTACAAGGGCAAAGGCGCATTCTTGGGCTCAGGGTTCTTGCCGCCAAACGCCTATGTCACACTCGACTGCGAATTCATCCTGCTCTTCAGGAAAGGGAAACTTCGTAAATTCCAACCCAAAGACGCACTCCGCTACGAGAGCGCCTTCACCAAGGCTCAGAGGAATGAGTGGTTTAGCCAAATCTGGGCGTTTAAAGGCATACGGCAAACCGCAAGCGAACTGGAACGCAGAACCGCCGCGTACCCCGAAGAAATCGCGGTGCGCCTAATCAAAATGTTTAGCATCAAAGGGGACACAGTTCTAGACCCGTTTCTTGGCTCAGGGACAACGACAAAGATTGCCATGCAAAACGAGCGCAACAGCATCGGCTATGAAACCGACACGCGGTTGCTTTCTGTGATTCAGAAAAAGATAAGCGCCAACAAAGAAAGCCCTGCTGTGCAGATAATAAAACGCTAAGCAACTAAATTATTTACTTGTTAAAGCTTTAACCCTTGTTAATAGTAAAAATATATAAGTTTTTTAAATAATAAAACCATAGCTGGAATTGAACTATGAGAAGTAAACATACCTTTTCATTTTTACTTATTTTTTTTACTAATAATCACAGTTCTTAGCACCATAAATGTTGCCAAGTCTCAAGGTGGAACAAATGTATCGGGGATAATTGCCGCAGATACGACTTGGACAGAAGTCAATAGCCCATACACCTTTACAGGAAATGTTTTAGTTAACAATGTAACATTAACAATTCAACCTGGCGTAACAGTCAATTTTAACGGCTACTTTTTGAGAATAAACGGAACTTTAGATGCTAGAGGTTCATCAGATAAAAAAATTAATTTCGTCATAAGCGGTTCATCAGATAGTCAATCAGCAATTCAATTTGTGGCTGGCAGCACGCCATGGAATGAACAAACTCGATCAGGCTCAATAATGGAAAATGCAATAATTACCTCGACATGGGGTCCAACTCCAGCAATTCAAATAAATAATGCAGAACCAAAAATTAATAACAACACCATCTTTGCAGGAAGCGCAACTGCCATTCAAGTCACATCGTTTGGTCTCCCATACGGGGTATCATCAACAACATCGCCTGTTATCTCCAATTGTACAATTCACACAAATGGTTACGGTATAGAACTTGACTTTTGTAACGCGACCATCTGCAATAACAATATAAATTGTGATTTTGGAATTGGCACAGGTGGTGGTTACGGTTCAATCTGCGGTAATGTTATTTATGGTTCAATTATTGGGATTCATTCCTATGACACAAATATAACAATTCAAAATAACCTTTTGGTTAACAATACTACCGGTATCGAACTTGGTCATTATGATGCTTGGTGGGAGCATAATTCGAAGGCAGTTTTAGTAAACAATACGTTCTCAAATAATTCTCATGCCTTACAAATAAACGGACAATTAAATCCTATAATAACTTACAATAATTTCCTAAACAATCAATATAACGTATTTTTGAAATTTGAGCCTCCATCGTCATACAGTAGTTCGGACATTAATGCTACCTACAACTGGTGGGGAACAACAGACACACAAACAATTAACCAGACAATTTATGATTTCGACAACGATTTTACGTTAGGCACAGTTACCTTTGTTCCTTTTTTGACTTCGCCAAACCCTGATGCCCCAATCATTCCAGAACTTTCGTCTTTCGTTCTTGTGCTTTCAATAATTGTTGTTTCAATCTTTGCTCTCGTATCTAAGAAGAGGCAAGCCTCCAAATCGGTTAAGCCTCTCTCGCCCCTTTGAGAATTTTAGCCATATACCTTTTATTTTGAGCAACCGCTTAAGTCATAGTGATGAAAAAGCAGCAACTTAGAGACAAGACAATGGTTGATGTTAAAAAAACTAAACAATACACTTTTGATACGCTACCTGAACCAAAAACAAAACAGAGCTCAATCAAAAAATCCTGTTTTTCATTCCCACCTTTATCTGACGATTGCTTGTTCGTATGCAGAAGGGCAGTTTGTTTATGAGGTATACACCTCGACTATGACATTATAGCTCGACGGCTAATAATACATTTTTCTAGAATGTTGATATGTACTCGCGGAAAACGGGAAATATTGGAATAGGTCTAATAATATGCATTTCAGTCTTTGTAACGCCAGGCATGTCTGTAAGCTGGTCTTGAATTGATAATAATTGATCAACATCTTTTATCATGGCTTCTACTAATAAGTCAAAATTGCCACTGGTCTGAACAATTAAAACTATGTCTGGGATTGTGCAAATTTTTTCTACCACTGAAATCACATCGCTTTGAGACCCAAATGCCAAATAAAAAGTGGCTAAACCGTGGTACCCAAGTTTTGCTGTATCAAGCTGAATTGAGACCTTAACTATGCCTTTTTCCTTTAGTTTTCTGTATCTTCTTGCAATAGTATCTGTTGAAACCCCAATTTCCTTAGCCAGTTTTCTAAAAGAAACTCGACCATCGGCTGAAAGTTTTTCAATTATGCATCTATCAGTTTGGTCAACCTGTTTAGTTCCCTCTGATTTATATAGTGTTACATAACCGTTTTTTTCTACATTATCTTTGCTCGGCATTTTCTTCGTCGGAACTATTGCCAAGTTTTCTCTAATATTTCTTATACCAATCCAGATGTAGGTTCTTATGTCTGAGACTGAAGGAATTTTTCTAATCCTTTCTTTTAAATTTTCTAATCCTTCTATTTGCTCCATTGTTGCGACTGCATTTACCTGCGATTTTCCAACTGTCAGCCAAGCGGAATGGATATTCGGCATTTTTTGTACATACTTTACGGTTCGATCTGCTAGATGCGGTTCGATCTTGAATGTAATGTTGCCAACTATGTTATACCCTATGCTGGGGTAATACAGTTGAATAGATGAACCAACAATTATGCCAGCGTCTTCGAGTTCTTTAAATCGTTTCCATATCATGCTATCTGATATTTCTAATGCTTCTGCAATTTCGCTAAAATTTTTTCTGCCGTCTTTTAGTAATTCTTTGATTATTTTGACGTCGATGTTATCGATTTTTTTCGTTATGCAAACCTGACTTGATGTTTTCTGAAGTCTAATTTAAATAGTTTCCGTTTTATTTTTAGCATTATTTTCTGACAAAAAAACAATTTTACCTCTTAATAAATTGATTTTATCAGAAAATTTTATCATATTTCAAAAATCTTAAATATGCTATCGATAGACTAGAAAATAGGGAAAAAAATTGAAATTGATAAAAATAACTTCAATTTCTAAAACGATTATTTTGCTTCT
Coding sequences:
- a CDS encoding cation-translocating P-type ATPase encodes the protein METAKIRIEGMEDQKEAQIIERKLNALSGISDLNIDTSTQQINFTYDTTIINLQDIIRSISETGMKAQIIRSKSKFSAWWKEKQQLALIGCGITSIATYLLGLTIVPQEYTFIGYIIAVLIGIYYPARKALIALMNLTATIHLLMLIGSIGALVLGMWAEAAILIFVYSLGDVLESYAVDKARGAIRSLMNLAPKQALVRKDGKEKLLPVEEINPGDIVIVKPGERIPVDGTVQNGSSFVDQSTVTGESFPVSKNVGDMVFAGTINQNSFIEVRVDKSADETMLSKIIYSVEEAQAKKISFQRFSDKFSNTYTPAMFVLGILVAVIPPLFFGAEWMPFILRGLVVFVVSCSCGLALSVPVAVVAAMANAARRGVVFKGGAYFEAAKKVKVIAFDKTGTLTIGRPEVTDVISIGSQSDRDLLKLASGIECRSSHPLANAIVRKAKENGIAVEANLEDFTDVAGKGVKAKVEGAQCFAGNARFVQENEISIQEYQDKIAQLENQGKTTILVGQDGKLLGIIAIADALRPGAKESLNIMREQGTRTVMLTGDNERAAKAIAAQAGVDEYYAQLLPEDKVRVIKELKEKYGSVAMVGDGVNDAPAMAVSNVGIAMGAAGTDVAIEAGDIVLMSDDLSKLNYVRDLSSKTVNNIKENIAVSLINIAFMVAAALLGYLGLVTGLLLNEISALLVIGNALRLLTTKNKFEESRKKQQ
- a CDS encoding metalloregulator ArsR/SmtB family transcription factor, whose amino-acid sequence is MADKNKDVEYPEEVKEAIDEIGGLDRIKKAINSEEINQEVKLYRILSDKTRLTILKAIRQCDLCPCVIKVLMKISDSRLSYHLMVLEEAGLISSYKKKNWKIYKITEKGSSI
- a CDS encoding type II toxin-antitoxin system RelE/ParE family toxin — protein: MKKSFELIFTKEFVKNLKQFDRQTQIRILKERKILENKPHAGKQLVGRLSDLKSFRVGDYRIIYQVSDQTVIIRTVGHRKKVYDK
- a CDS encoding M3 family oligoendopeptidase, which translates into the protein MTTQQVTWDLTELFSCATDPKINQAIAQATAMTDAFEKAYREKIAQLTPEGLLRCLQEVETFEAKFKDITLFSSLCFSANMTLPETQALNDRINKLEAKIGKQLAFFSLELGKLVKAKPELIQEPVLANYKHMLERVHRRVEHQLSEVEEQLIIEKDQFGVNAWEELQSKWLNTRLFEVTVLGEKKTLSYGEANGLLPHPDRATRESANRAIYGVLGKDGEIFSSALRSICNDWVTVSKRRKYQSPMEASLISNDTQQNIINNLLKTIQENTNTYQHYLKLKAKLMNLPVLGNHDIVAPLPNTPELKFTFQQAQELVTEAYSRFDTQYANATQEIFQKRRIHATPCFGKRNGAFCACYYNGKSAFILQSFNGTLNDTFTLAHELGHATHDWYASRSQTLLNMSVPSIVAETASIFGELLLTDLLLEQAKTQAEKRAVLCHVLDEAGITTFQVTARVWFEQSLYNAIENEEFLDYQTICNHWTTARDRIYGDAVTWLPEMQAEWTMKPHYFMANYRFYNYPYVYAQMFVYALYEHYQQEGKTFVPKLKQALSAGSSTSPLGIAKIVGLNVEEPSFWNSGIKFLKHLVADLEKTL
- a CDS encoding site-specific DNA-methyltransferase — encoded protein: MLTQHKIILGNSQHMTELADGSVQLMVTSPPYPMIQMWDELFCKTDPKIAELWQKLKADGNEAVVRQIYDAMHENLATVWRETHRVLCDGGIAAINIGDATRTVNGKFQLFPNHARIMEECDKIGFTTLPYILWKKPTTKPTYKGKGAFLGSGFLPPNAYVTLDCEFILLFRKGKLRKFQPKDALRYESAFTKAQRNEWFSQIWAFKGIRQTASELERRTAAYPEEIAVRLIKMFSIKGDTVLDPFLGSGTTTKIAMQNERNSIGYETDTRLLSVIQKKISANKESPAVQIIKR
- a CDS encoding Lrp/AsnC family transcriptional regulator, translating into MDVKIIKELLKDGRKNFSEIAEALEISDSMIWKRFKELEDAGIIVGSSIQLYYPSIGYNIVGNITFKIEPHLADRTVKYVQKMPNIHSAWLTVGKSQVNAVATMEQIEGLENLKERIRKIPSVSDIRTYIWIGIRNIRENLAIVPTKKMPSKDNVEKNGYVTLYKSEGTKQVDQTDRCIIEKLSADGRVSFRKLAKEIGVSTDTIARRYRKLKEKGIVKVSIQLDTAKLGYHGLATFYLAFGSQSDVISVVEKICTIPDIVLIVQTSGNFDLLVEAMIKDVDQLLSIQDQLTDMPGVTKTEMHIIRPIPIFPVFREYISTF